A part of Candidatus Methylacidiphilales bacterium genomic DNA contains:
- a CDS encoding Crp/Fnr family transcriptional regulator, whose product MLVDSNLAAAERERCRELLVQLPLFAWLKAEQVQMLASQAASASYREGERIYARGSRSEGIYLVASGEVTFISGHENNPDEQDASTCVEGSFFGEMCLIEPRVRTADARASLPTKLFIIRIGVLEKLATRYPEQFAVLVTNLAREQARRLRQLNSKLAPTSGQGGTDR is encoded by the coding sequence ATGCTTGTCGACTCCAACCTCGCCGCCGCGGAACGGGAACGTTGCCGTGAATTGCTGGTGCAACTCCCGTTGTTCGCGTGGTTGAAGGCCGAGCAGGTGCAAATGCTCGCCTCCCAGGCAGCCTCGGCTTCCTACCGGGAGGGGGAGCGGATCTATGCGCGGGGCAGCCGCAGCGAGGGCATTTACCTGGTCGCTTCCGGTGAGGTGACCTTTATTTCCGGACACGAAAACAACCCGGATGAACAGGACGCCAGCACGTGTGTGGAGGGTTCTTTTTTTGGCGAGATGTGCCTGATCGAGCCGAGGGTGCGCACTGCCGACGCCCGGGCCAGCCTGCCGACCAAGCTCTTCATCATCCGCATCGGGGTGTTGGAAAAACTGGCCACCCGCTACCCGGAACAATTCGCCGTTCTCGTCACCAATCTGGCCCGGGAACAGGCCAGACGTCTCCGCCAACTCAATTCCAAGCTCGCCCCGACGAGCGGGCAGGGAGGCACAGACCGATGA